In Virgibacillus sp. NKC19-16, a single genomic region encodes these proteins:
- a CDS encoding YgzB family protein yields MAEQRAVYSSKINKIRSFALILVFAGILIMYIGLFTRNIAWLTALLFILGILSIILSTVVYLWIGTLSLKAVPVICPDCGKQTKMLGRVDACMYCKQPLTMDKELEGEEFDERYNKRSYKRENNEI; encoded by the coding sequence ATGGCAGAGCAACGAGCAGTTTATTCAAGTAAAATAAATAAGATACGTTCCTTTGCATTAATTTTAGTTTTTGCAGGGATTCTCATTATGTATATTGGACTTTTTACAAGGAACATCGCTTGGTTAACGGCATTATTATTCATCCTTGGGATATTATCGATTATTCTAAGTACTGTCGTTTATCTTTGGATTGGTACATTATCCTTAAAGGCCGTACCGGTAATCTGTCCTGATTGTGGAAAGCAAACAAAAATGTTAGGACGGGTTGATGCGTGTATGTATTGCAAGCAACCATTAACAATGGATAAAGAATTAGAAGGCGAAGAATTTGATGAAAGATACAATAAACGAAGTTATAAAAGGGAGAACAACGAAATATAA
- a CDS encoding potassium channel family protein, translating to MGIIPWLVIVVICLIIIKSLLGFIRGGKITWHMEMRDSRFSAELFYALLIIYSTVIIGFGLIYFIISFHGIILVEGEELREVSVLGSIIHSVYFSGATMLTIGYGDITPIGIGRFIALIEALIGYVLPTAFVLRLVQSHQRSRDK from the coding sequence ATGGGAATTATTCCTTGGCTGGTAATTGTTGTAATCTGTCTCATTATTATCAAAAGTTTACTTGGATTTATTCGTGGTGGAAAAATCACTTGGCATATGGAAATGCGTGATAGCCGTTTTTCTGCTGAGCTTTTTTATGCATTACTGATCATATACAGTACTGTTATTATTGGATTTGGACTTATCTATTTCATTATTTCCTTTCATGGGATAATTTTGGTAGAGGGAGAAGAATTGCGTGAGGTTAGTGTATTAGGTTCAATCATTCATTCGGTATATTTTAGTGGAGCCACCATGCTAACAATTGGTTATGGTGATATAACGCCGATTGGAATTGGTAGATTCATTGCTTTAATTGAGGCACTTATTGGGTATGTTTTGCCTACAGCATTTGTCCTTCGACTTGTACAATCACATCAAAGAAGCAGAGATAAATGA
- the bcp gene encoding thioredoxin-dependent thiol peroxidase: protein MAVEAGKQVTDFTLPNQNGENISLSDFKGKNVVLYFYPKDMTPGCTTEACDFRDQHEKFGELDAVIIGISPDPASSHQKFIDKHDLPFELLADEDHKVAEDFDVWKLKNKFGKESYGIERSTFIIDKEGQLKKDFRKVSVKGHVEEALEFIRQNL, encoded by the coding sequence ATGGCAGTTGAAGCAGGTAAACAGGTAACAGATTTTACATTGCCAAACCAGAACGGGGAAAATATTAGTTTGTCAGATTTTAAAGGAAAAAATGTTGTCTTGTATTTTTATCCAAAAGATATGACACCAGGCTGCACAACAGAGGCATGTGATTTTCGCGATCAGCATGAAAAGTTTGGTGAACTGGATGCAGTAATTATTGGCATAAGTCCTGATCCTGCCTCCAGCCATCAGAAATTTATTGATAAGCATGATCTTCCATTTGAACTTTTGGCAGATGAGGATCATAAAGTAGCTGAAGATTTTGATGTTTGGAAGCTGAAAAATAAGTTTGGCAAAGAATCATACGGAATCGAGCGCTCTACTTTCATCATTGATAAGGAAGGGCAGCTAAAAAAGGATTTTCGTAAGGTTAGTGTGAAAGGTCATGTAGAGGAAGCATTGGAATTTATTCGCCAAAACCTATAA
- a CDS encoding nucleotidyltransferase-like protein, with protein sequence MENLLRPVYQDYINDLNTLGIVITYNNGSITDDFDVVVFIVVNDSEQLWQVEHYEIERRTTALNIVTESLLMELINTSSYHNVAELILYGRKIFERNGFIYNLKEQLKDFPHAKRDLRKTIEFGKFIKSYSEAKALYESSQYKDANSNILYSLHYLARLAVIEKGYYPRVTIWSQVKQIDLEIYKLYEEFIEGNEEIEKRIQLMIIAMDHVISNRAKAAVRHLLDVMKENTVWSYTDLTELPPIISYRLYLTEIISYLVEKDIIETVLEKTKNTGVYKRKYIVKHKEH encoded by the coding sequence ATGGAAAACTTATTAAGACCTGTCTATCAGGATTATATAAATGACTTAAACACCTTGGGTATAGTAATAACGTATAACAATGGTTCAATTACAGATGATTTCGATGTTGTTGTATTTATAGTGGTAAACGATTCAGAGCAACTCTGGCAAGTGGAGCATTATGAAATAGAGAGAAGAACTACTGCTTTAAATATTGTAACAGAGAGCTTACTAATGGAATTGATTAATACAAGCAGTTACCATAACGTAGCAGAGTTGATTCTATATGGGAGGAAAATTTTCGAGCGCAATGGTTTCATTTATAACTTAAAGGAGCAACTTAAGGATTTCCCCCATGCTAAAAGAGATTTACGTAAAACAATCGAGTTTGGTAAATTCATTAAAAGCTATAGTGAAGCAAAAGCCCTCTATGAATCCAGCCAATATAAAGATGCGAATAGCAATATACTTTATTCCCTTCATTATTTAGCCCGGTTGGCAGTTATTGAAAAAGGCTACTATCCCAGGGTGACAATTTGGAGCCAGGTGAAGCAAATAGACTTGGAAATTTATAAGCTGTACGAGGAGTTCATTGAAGGTAATGAAGAGATAGAAAAAAGAATCCAATTGATGATCATTGCAATGGATCATGTTATAAGCAATAGGGCGAAAGCGGCAGTAAGACATTTATTGGATGTTATGAAGGAAAACACTGTATGGTCTTATACAGATTTAACCGAATTACCACCGATAATTTCATACAGGTTATATTTAACAGAAATAATTTCTTATTTAGTAGAAAAAGATATCATCGAGACGGTACTAGAAAAGACAAAAAATACGGGAGTTTATAAGCGGAAGTATATCGTGAAACATAAAGAACATTAA
- the perR gene encoding peroxide-responsive transcriptional repressor PerR, with the protein MKERWLAVSEEQQLQHAIETLKQSGVRITPQRHAVLEYLLKSAIHPTADEIYKALEGKFPNMSVATVYNNLRVLRKTGLVRELPYGDSSSRFDSNTTEHYHIICDECGKIVDFHYPVLDEVESLAEQVTGFDVSHHRMEIYGKCEACQGAVVQKQ; encoded by the coding sequence ATGAAAGAGAGGTGGTTGGCCGTGTCTGAGGAGCAACAATTACAACATGCAATTGAAACATTAAAGCAATCAGGCGTCCGGATCACACCACAGCGCCATGCAGTTCTTGAATATCTTCTTAAATCAGCGATCCATCCTACTGCTGACGAAATTTATAAGGCACTTGAAGGTAAATTTCCTAATATGAGTGTTGCAACTGTATATAACAATTTACGTGTACTAAGAAAAACTGGGCTTGTTCGTGAATTACCTTACGGAGACTCATCAAGCAGATTTGACAGTAACACGACAGAACACTATCACATTATTTGTGATGAATGTGGCAAAATAGTAGATTTTCATTACCCTGTATTAGATGAGGTGGAATCATTAGCTGAACAGGTAACTGGGTTCGATGTCAGTCACCACCGTATGGAGATTTACGGTAAATGTGAAGCATGCCAGGGTGCAGTGGTGCAAAAACAGTAA
- a CDS encoding D-2-hydroxyacid dehydrogenase, with translation MILFSAKISHKHHEKLKEKHSNLEFIFCDNMDEAKQHLHKAKILVTYGGDLNEGLIGQAENLKWIMVMSAGIEKMPFEAIEQKGILVTNARGIHQTPMAEYAISMLLQVYREARVLYQSEKDHHWDRFARMQEMRGRRMLLMGAGSIGQEVARLAKAFQVETIGVSRSGRSVEYFDENHKIDNLENLLPSVDIVVSILPSTEETRGLFTFKHFQLLPNHAVFLNMGRGDLVHSDDLLKAARQGEVAHIVLDVFEEEPLPADHPFWGEENVTITPHIAGLSPHYTRRALGIFEHNLQCYLTDKGEYVNKVDVTRGY, from the coding sequence ATGATTTTATTTTCTGCAAAAATATCGCACAAACATCATGAAAAATTAAAAGAAAAGCATTCGAACCTGGAATTTATATTCTGTGACAATATGGACGAGGCAAAGCAGCATTTACATAAAGCTAAGATCCTAGTTACATATGGGGGAGATTTGAACGAGGGATTAATTGGACAAGCAGAAAACCTGAAATGGATTATGGTTATGTCTGCAGGGATAGAGAAAATGCCATTTGAAGCAATTGAACAAAAGGGTATTCTTGTGACAAATGCAAGAGGAATTCATCAAACGCCAATGGCTGAATATGCAATTTCTATGCTGTTACAAGTGTATCGTGAAGCTAGAGTCTTATACCAAAGCGAAAAAGATCATCATTGGGATCGTTTTGCCCGTATGCAGGAAATGAGAGGAAGAAGGATGCTTTTAATGGGAGCGGGTTCCATCGGCCAGGAAGTTGCTCGTCTGGCCAAAGCCTTTCAAGTGGAAACCATCGGTGTATCCAGAAGCGGTAGATCTGTTGAGTATTTTGATGAAAATCACAAAATAGACAATCTAGAAAACCTGCTCCCAAGTGTAGATATTGTTGTGTCTATTCTTCCAAGCACAGAAGAAACCCGCGGACTCTTCACCTTTAAACACTTTCAACTGCTGCCAAATCATGCGGTATTCTTGAATATGGGACGCGGTGATCTGGTCCATAGCGACGATTTGCTAAAAGCTGCGAGGCAGGGGGAAGTTGCCCACATTGTGCTGGATGTTTTCGAAGAGGAACCACTACCTGCAGATCATCCGTTTTGGGGGGAAGAAAATGTGACAATAACACCACATATTGCAGGACTCTCACCCCATTATACAAGACGTGCCTTAGGAATTTTCGAACATAATCTTCAATGCTATTTGACTGATAAAGGTGAATATGTAAATAAAGTGGATGTAACCAGAGGGTATTAA
- a CDS encoding sugar transferase, translating to MENIRSRAQARATSTENRRVYFFMKRSTDIVISITLLLLLAPLMVFICIRIIKKEGKPIFFRQRRVGKFNQSFIVWKFRTMTNPSRVIRAFPPHPVPASWDEGVPDDFNFERDSYITVTPTGTWIRKYKLHKLPQLWNVLKGDMSLVGPTPEIPEIVDYYNYYQMKRLKVRPGMIGYTQLKGELNYSEKIRCDLFYIGNCSIRMDVKILMQIIKSVLSS from the coding sequence ATGGAAAATATAAGGTCAAGGGCACAAGCCAGAGCAACATCAACTGAAAATAGAAGGGTCTATTTTTTCATGAAACGGTCGACGGATATCGTTATAAGTATTACGCTGCTTCTTTTACTAGCACCATTAATGGTCTTTATTTGTATAAGAATTATTAAAAAAGAGGGGAAGCCTATCTTTTTTCGTCAAAGACGGGTTGGTAAGTTTAATCAAAGTTTTATAGTATGGAAGTTCCGTACGATGACAAATCCATCACGTGTCATTCGCGCCTTTCCACCACACCCAGTACCAGCTTCCTGGGACGAAGGAGTGCCAGATGATTTTAATTTCGAGCGAGATTCTTATATTACGGTAACCCCGACCGGGACATGGATTCGAAAATATAAGCTCCATAAGCTCCCGCAATTATGGAATGTATTAAAAGGAGATATGAGTCTAGTAGGGCCAACGCCTGAGATACCGGAGATTGTTGACTACTATAATTATTATCAGATGAAACGTTTGAAAGTAAGGCCGGGGATGATCGGTTATACACAGCTTAAAGGAGAATTAAATTATAGTGAAAAAATAAGATGTGACCTTTTCTATATTGGAAACTGCAGCATAAGAATGGATGTGAAAATTTTAATGCAGATTATTAAAAGTGTTCTATCTTCCTAA